Proteins encoded within one genomic window of Humulus lupulus chromosome 1, drHumLupu1.1, whole genome shotgun sequence:
- the LOC133787175 gene encoding uncharacterized protein LOC133787175, with protein sequence MSSIVQTFQKRSTFLPVSQSADPKEQGQIRRRLSSLSLNIKPSISSSEAASWAMRRTKSVSSMGEYAGSSIKKWWDWAWAWALSRKPTFASDLEMNEEETKLLGSHNRGSLRHVFYKVRSEVRKLLGSERVGLPQTCRYDSVSYTKNFDEGRRTQL encoded by the coding sequence ATGAGTTCTATTGTTCAAACGTTTCAAAAGCGAAGTACTTTCCTTCCGGTATCACAATCGGCGGACCCAAAAGAGCAAGGCCAGATCCGGCGAAGGCTGTCATCTCTATCGCTCAACATCAAGCCCTCCATTTCATCGTCCGAAGCTGCTTCATGGGCCATGCGCAGAACCAAGTCAGTGTCTTCCATGGGAGAATACGCAGGTAGCTCGATAAAGAAATGGTGGGACTGGGCTTGGGCCTGGGCCCTATCCAGAAAGCCCACCTTCGCTAGCGATCTGGAGATGAACGAGGAAGAGACCAAGCTACTTGGCTCCCATAACAGAGGAAGCTTGAGACATGTTTTCTATAAGGTCAGGTCTGAGGTGAGAAAGCTTTTGGGGTCAGAACGTGTGGGTTTGCCTCAAACTTGCAGGTACGATTCCGTCAGTTACACCAAGAATTTCGATGAAGGGAGGAGAACCCAGTTGTAA